A stretch of Lactuca sativa cultivar Salinas chromosome 6, Lsat_Salinas_v11, whole genome shotgun sequence DNA encodes these proteins:
- the LOC111890577 gene encoding uncharacterized protein LOC111890577, protein MGVHHRFSTSYHPQTSGQTEVTNWALKRILERSVGGNQKEWSDKLDDALWAFQTAFKAPIGTTPYRLVYGKNCHLPVEIEHKAYWALKMCNFELAELRTNQLMQMNALEELRNEAYTNSLIYKEKTKNWHDKRLKGNKDLYEGQKVLLFNSRLKLLLSKLKTRWDCPFVVKQVFPHGAIELISKDRTPFKVNGHRVKIYEEGIPKDEELEEGLHLGETTET, encoded by the coding sequence atGGGGGTACATCATAGGTTCTCAACATCCTATCATCCACAAACAAGTGGACAAACTGAAGTGACAAATTGGGCATTAAAAAGGATTTTGGAGAGATCGGTTGGAGGAAATCAAAAGGAATGGTCAGATAAACTCgatgatgcactttgggccttTCAAACAGCTTTCAAAGCACCTAtcggtactacaccatataggctAGTTTATGGAAAGAATTGTCATTTGCCGGTTGAAATAGAGCATAAAGCTTATTGGGCTTTAAAGATGTGTAATTTTGAGTTGGCTGAACTTCGTACCAACCAGTTGATGCAAATGAATGCCCTTGAAGAGCTTAGAAATGAGGCTTACACTAATTCCTTGATATATAAAGAGAAGACCAAGAATTGGCATGACAAAAGACTAAAGGGTAATAAGGACCTTTATGAAGGACAAAAGGTGTTACTTTTCAATTCGAGGTTAAAGCTTTTACTGAGCAAGTTGAAGACACGGTGGGATTGTCCTTTTGTGGTGAAACAAGTTTTTCCACATGGAGCTATTGAGCTTATATCAAAAGACAGAACCCCTTTCAAAGTTAATGGTCATAGAGTAAAGATATATGAAGAAGGAATCCCTAAAGATGAAGAACTTGAAGAAGGGCTGCATTTGGGAGAAACTACAGAAACTTAA